The following is a genomic window from Solanum lycopersicum chromosome 6, SLM_r2.1.
aaaaataaaattaaagattcaATTCAACTTTTTGAGAATATTAAATCTATGACACTAATGAGGAACCAATCAAACTTATTCTTAtggtttctttcttttcaagcttttaatttcttttttttttcaacatccATTCTAGCCAAGGaaaatattaactttttttttttcttactttgtaATTTTCTTGACCTAGCATATTTTAACAACTTAAATAAAATCTAGTCATCCATAAAACTTAtccacatatatatattttgtttcctATGTATGTTTCTGTCTGTTGGTAAGGTTGTTCTATGGACACCTTTGTCAAGTTGATGTGATTGGGACCAAATAAACCCAACCAATAATTAGGTATCTTTTGTtctatctctctctttctttttaggGTAGTTCGTatcttcataaaaatatttattttatcgaGCTTTATTTTGAGTCAATTTCCCAATCGTTATATTTTTTGTGCGGGTCAAAAAGtattcttttatcattttaaccATTATGTTAACAGTAGAgccaaaaaaatattgtcaaatGTATTGCTTGCTAGGTGGACGAAGGATAATTTTGTAGAAATCTAATAATTAGACATAGTTTTGTTCTTTtctactccctccgtttcaaaaaataaatgatcctatttccttttttagtctgtttcagAAAGAATGACCTTTAACCTTTTTTAGCAacatttaactttaacttttcatgtggcatgtttaagaccacaagattaaagagtATTTTGGTACGTTtgatacaattttaatttagaaacacaagattaaaaagtcttcttcttttcttaaactcctttccaaatcaaactaggtcatcttttttgaaacggagggagtattttttaaatctatatatttgatacaattttttgtatacataatataattatctGATGAAAGATGTTCAACTGTCAATTCTTTATTGTACATGATACACCACTAGCTACATACAACAATATATGCAGTGAAATTCAATTAAATGAGatctaaaaaaagtaatttgtaCACAAATTTTACCCCATCGTAAAGAACTAACAATATACTGGcaatataatttaattgaatttccttaattaaacagttatatctaaaaaatatagtaataacATAAGAAAAGAATACATAGTTATATTTCaagttaaaaaagaagaagttataTTTCAAGGTTGacatttttgaataattttaattttttaattagaatatgGCATGCTTTACTCTTAGTTGCTCGGgctcttcacttttgatgccgCATCCATCTCTGATTCTttaaaaatacactatttttaaTGAATTCGACACGCATccgttgaaattttttaaaaatctgacCTAACATATACTTCAAGGAGCAACTAGTGCTATCTAGTCTAAGTTGATAGATCATGCAAACAAATTAGTAGAgtttaattaagtaaaatatatattatcttttttaaaaaaatatataaattataaaagacAGATAATATTAACTAAGGCAagatattattgaatttttgacAGGGAAGTAGCCACTTGTTGTGGCAAgaactttttccttttaaaatgaTTAACACATGCAACAATTATAGGATGAATTTGACCCTTTAAAATTGATGAGATAAACTAACATTTTCCACCAAAATAAAATTGGGAGTGCTATCCttaaaaatgagttttgtgGTGCatgaaatcaaattaattacGTAATTAGATATTAggcatcaaataaaaaataatgaaacaaaaACCCTTATTATAcatttagtaataaattaaacaatGAATTCATAGATTTAATGTAACTGataattttagatataaaacttgtatatatttgttaaattgtCTACTACGAGCGCACTCCGTATTCATAAATCAAGTTGTAATTATAATTGTAATTAATCATATAAACAAGGATTATGGCACGGTGTAAATTCAGCTTAATTCGAGTTTCAAAATAAACATTGTTTCATCACCAATAGAAAGTTGAGATACattcttttatatgaaaaaaaagaataattacaCGCAAGATGAATCGAATATcattatcataatataataaacaaGAAATAATTACACGTAAAATAAATGGAACATCACCATTGTAATGCAagtattattttagaaaatggCCACCCAAAATTGGCCCCAACTTGAAATCCCTTTAATTCTACTTCCACTTTTTTCTTTACACCTTCTTGGTATCCCAATTTCACTTGCTAATTTTCTACAACTATTTGCCTCTTCATCCATTTGTGCAACTTTATTATTTCGCCACGAAAGCGTGAGCGTGCCATTAGCACGCTCAGCTTTGAAATAAGAGTTGCAAGCATTTATGCTTACGACTCTTAACACTAAACGACCACCTTCACGGTGAGATCTTATTCTAACCCTCTCACTTCCGCTGATTGAAGTCAGCGGAGGTGGGAAATTCATCgttcttttaattcttttcttgaATTCTCTA
Proteins encoded in this region:
- the LOC101268871 gene encoding protein FANTASTIC FOUR 1-like translates to MSQNLEDVNSWSFIQILNNPSTYHHQIDYKKDDNDVYIHPSTKLSSLVMSTKSLEMCTESLGNETGCYFNESMEERDIARSVQRSKCREFKKRIKRTMNFPPPLTSISGSERVRIRSHREGGRLVLRVVSINACNSYFKAERANGTLTLSWRNNKVAQMDEEANSCRKLASEIGIPRRCKEKSGSRIKGISSWGQFWVAIF